A stretch of the Capsicum annuum cultivar UCD-10X-F1 chromosome 8, UCD10Xv1.1, whole genome shotgun sequence genome encodes the following:
- the LOC107847734 gene encoding uncharacterized protein LOC107847734 isoform X2, which produces MMVQRSTLPTSKKPFLFTIWDDLADNERATLLHHLHEYAVILAKRIGITEFRGDLRLATRYQTTILINPQYVQAITPMNWVKHNKQMLLSYTLRSLSSSTSSLNLAPIEDQVLSISTIPESLSKVQSFPVEGRILLPDHPQSFYLLAFSNCNHYELPKTKKLVQCFSSKLHRPLVPINDRYLLPL; this is translated from the exons ATGATGGTCCAGAG GTCCACTTTACCAACCAGCAAGAAACCTTTCTTATTTACTATATGGGACGACCTAGCTGACAATGAACGAGCTACATTATTACATCACTTGCATGAGTATGCCGTCATTCTTGCCAAGCGTATAGGCATCACTGAATTTCGCGGTG ATCTAAGATTGGCAACAAGATATCAAACAACGATCTTAATAAATCCTCAATACGTGCAGGCTATTACACCGATGAACTG GGTGAAGCACAACAAACAAATGTTGTTGTCTTATACTTTGAGAAGCTTATCGTCATCAACCTCCTCACTGAATCTTGCACCTATTGAAGATCAAGTACTATCTATATCCACCATTCCAGAGTCATTATCTAAG GTACAAAGTTTCCCGGTGGAGGGCAGAATATTGCTTCCCGACCATCCTCAGTCATTTTATTTGCTCGCTTTCTCAAACTGCAACCACTATGAGCTccccaaaacaaaaaaattggtGCAATGCTTCAGCTCTAAGCTACACCGACCATTAGTTCCAAT CAACGACCGTTATCTATTGCCGCTGTAA
- the LOC107847734 gene encoding uncharacterized protein LOC107847734 isoform X1, with translation MRFTECSICLVKYACTVIIFRSTLPTSKKPFLFTIWDDLADNERATLLHHLHEYAVILAKRIGITEFRGDLRLATRYQTTILINPQYVQAITPMNWVKHNKQMLLSYTLRSLSSSTSSLNLAPIEDQVLSISTIPESLSKVQSFPVEGRILLPDHPQSFYLLAFSNCNHYELPKTKKLVQCFSSKLHRPLVPINDRYLLPL, from the exons ATGAGATTCACCGAATGTTCTATTTGCTTGGTAAAATATGCTTGCACTGTTATAATTTTTAGGTCCACTTTACCAACCAGCAAGAAACCTTTCTTATTTACTATATGGGACGACCTAGCTGACAATGAACGAGCTACATTATTACATCACTTGCATGAGTATGCCGTCATTCTTGCCAAGCGTATAGGCATCACTGAATTTCGCGGTG ATCTAAGATTGGCAACAAGATATCAAACAACGATCTTAATAAATCCTCAATACGTGCAGGCTATTACACCGATGAACTG GGTGAAGCACAACAAACAAATGTTGTTGTCTTATACTTTGAGAAGCTTATCGTCATCAACCTCCTCACTGAATCTTGCACCTATTGAAGATCAAGTACTATCTATATCCACCATTCCAGAGTCATTATCTAAG GTACAAAGTTTCCCGGTGGAGGGCAGAATATTGCTTCCCGACCATCCTCAGTCATTTTATTTGCTCGCTTTCTCAAACTGCAACCACTATGAGCTccccaaaacaaaaaaattggtGCAATGCTTCAGCTCTAAGCTACACCGACCATTAGTTCCAAT CAACGACCGTTATCTATTGCCGCTGTAA